A genomic window from Pantoea alhagi includes:
- a CDS encoding dihydrodipicolinate synthase family protein, translating into MFKGLSAFPLTPFTDGSPDEKGFLKILKRLTDARVDSLGVLGSTGSYAYMTREQRGRIARLAVDNAGNIPVMVCVGAVSTDEVLRLADDAQAAGAGALLLPPVSYQTLNDAEVYGLFETLARHVSVPLCVYDNPGTTHFTFSDELHGKIAALPGVRSIKIPGVPADAEAASARVRSLRNRLPADVTIGISGDSSAGTGLSAGCEVWYSVCGGLFPVVAKKITEAAAAGNHAEVRERSERLNPLWALFRQHGGSFRVISAAAGILGLADDNCLPRPLLPLRPDQITEVKRVISSLELS; encoded by the coding sequence ATGTTTAAAGGTCTCAGCGCGTTTCCGCTTACTCCGTTTACGGACGGCTCCCCGGATGAGAAAGGGTTTCTGAAAATACTGAAGAGGCTCACCGACGCGAGGGTTGATTCGCTTGGCGTGCTCGGATCGACGGGCAGCTACGCTTATATGACGCGTGAGCAGCGCGGGCGCATTGCGAGACTGGCGGTCGATAATGCCGGAAATATTCCTGTCATGGTGTGTGTTGGGGCAGTCAGCACAGATGAGGTGCTGCGGCTGGCCGATGACGCACAGGCAGCCGGTGCAGGCGCGCTGCTGCTGCCGCCGGTTTCTTACCAGACGCTGAATGATGCAGAAGTGTACGGACTGTTTGAAACGCTCGCCCGTCACGTATCCGTGCCGCTTTGCGTCTACGACAATCCGGGCACGACCCATTTTACCTTCTCAGATGAGCTGCACGGGAAAATTGCAGCGCTGCCCGGCGTACGCTCGATTAAAATTCCGGGTGTTCCGGCAGATGCTGAGGCTGCCTCTGCCCGGGTAAGAAGCCTGCGCAACAGGCTGCCAGCAGACGTAACGATCGGCATCAGCGGTGACAGCTCGGCAGGCACCGGCCTGAGCGCCGGCTGCGAGGTCTGGTATTCGGTGTGTGGCGGCCTGTTCCCGGTGGTGGCGAAAAAAATTACGGAAGCGGCGGCGGCGGGCAACCACGCAGAAGTTCGGGAACGAAGTGAGCGGCTCAACCCGCTCTGGGCGCTTTTTCGCCAGCATGGGGGCAGCTTCAGGGTCATCTCAGCTGCGGCCGGCATTCTTGGTCTGGCTGATGATAACTGCCTGCCCCGTCCGTTATTACCGCTGCGGCCAGACCAGATCACTGAGGTGAAACGCGTAATATCCAGTCTGGAGCTGTCGTAA
- a CDS encoding aminotransferase, with amino-acid sequence MKIRPFGVEQWMNEWETRCAYNLAETCVESLTMQQLLDMTGKAGEVLDEMLKIRMTYGHITGSGDLRQLISTQYASQSAENVLITHGAIGANALIYETLVEPGDTVISVLPTYQQHYSIPASYGADVRILPLREENGFLPDVAELRTLINDRTKLIAINNPNNPTGALMDETLLREIIKVAREAGAWLLCDEVYRGTNQEGNGYTVAVADIYEKGISTASMSKAYSLAGLRLGWITAPVSLLKEVEIHRDYNTVSVGILDDYFATLALKNRDKILARNHKILRDNLQVLDEWVSNEPLISYVKPRAGTTALLKYDLPLGSREFCVGLLERHGVMFTPGAVLDMEGYLRIGFANNSEVLQQGLALVSRYLQELSTC; translated from the coding sequence ATGAAGATCAGACCTTTTGGCGTTGAACAGTGGATGAACGAGTGGGAAACCCGCTGCGCGTATAACCTGGCAGAAACCTGCGTCGAGTCCCTGACCATGCAGCAGCTGCTGGACATGACGGGAAAAGCCGGCGAAGTGCTTGATGAGATGCTGAAAATCAGGATGACCTACGGCCACATTACCGGCTCCGGAGACCTGCGCCAGCTGATCTCAACGCAGTATGCCAGTCAGTCAGCAGAAAACGTGCTCATTACGCACGGCGCTATCGGGGCCAACGCGCTCATTTACGAAACCCTGGTCGAGCCGGGCGACACCGTGATTTCCGTGCTGCCGACCTATCAGCAGCACTATTCCATTCCGGCGAGCTACGGCGCCGACGTCAGAATTCTGCCGCTGCGCGAGGAAAATGGCTTCCTGCCGGATGTGGCTGAGCTGCGGACCCTGATAAACGACAGGACAAAGCTGATTGCCATAAATAACCCGAACAACCCCACCGGGGCACTGATGGATGAAACGCTGCTGCGTGAAATCATTAAGGTAGCCCGGGAGGCCGGCGCCTGGCTGTTGTGCGATGAGGTCTATCGCGGCACTAATCAGGAGGGGAACGGCTATACGGTAGCTGTTGCGGACATTTATGAGAAAGGGATCAGCACCGCGAGCATGTCAAAAGCCTACTCGCTGGCAGGCCTGCGACTGGGCTGGATTACCGCTCCCGTCTCTCTGCTGAAAGAGGTGGAAATTCATCGGGATTATAACACCGTGAGCGTGGGCATCCTCGACGACTACTTTGCCACGCTGGCGCTGAAGAACCGCGACAAAATTCTGGCCCGCAATCATAAAATACTGCGCGATAACCTGCAGGTGCTGGATGAGTGGGTGAGTAACGAACCGCTGATAAGCTACGTGAAACCCCGGGCAGGGACTACCGCGCTGCTGAAATACGATCTGCCACTCGGCTCCCGCGAGTTTTGCGTAGGTCTGCTGGAGCGCCATGGCGTGATGTTCACGCCAGGCGCAGTGCTGGATATGGAAGGTTATCTGCGAATCGGCTTTGCCAACAACAGCGAAGTCCTGCAGCAGGGACTTGCGCTGGTCAGCCGATACCTGCAGGAACTGTCAACCTGCTGA
- a CDS encoding B3/4 domain-containing protein, whose protein sequence is MSAVSPSISPEIYRIAPGFRALSICVEAAPVVDERVGEVALRQACEAALAGQPDWADAHLSAWADVFRAFGAKPKRTPCSAEALRKRVIKDGTMAALDPVVDLYNAVSIRYAVPVGGENFAAYAGMPQLVVADGTETFDTMKDGQPGSESPEAGEVVWRDDTGVTCRRWNWRQGVRTRLSVADSSMWFILESLPEMPLEALHEAGRMLTDGLEKMMPGARWQTVLISNASSDVQ, encoded by the coding sequence ATGTCAGCCGTGTCACCGTCAATCAGTCCCGAAATTTACCGCATCGCGCCGGGCTTTCGTGCGCTCAGCATCTGCGTTGAAGCGGCTCCCGTGGTCGATGAGCGAGTGGGTGAAGTCGCACTGCGGCAAGCCTGCGAGGCCGCGCTGGCAGGCCAGCCTGACTGGGCAGACGCCCACCTCAGCGCATGGGCGGATGTATTCCGGGCCTTCGGTGCAAAGCCTAAGCGCACACCCTGTTCAGCAGAAGCCCTGAGAAAACGCGTCATCAAGGATGGCACGATGGCCGCACTCGATCCGGTGGTTGATCTCTATAACGCCGTCAGCATCCGGTACGCCGTTCCGGTGGGCGGTGAAAATTTTGCGGCTTACGCCGGGATGCCACAGCTGGTTGTGGCTGACGGGACCGAAACTTTTGATACCATGAAGGACGGTCAGCCGGGAAGTGAGTCACCGGAGGCGGGAGAGGTTGTCTGGCGCGATGACACCGGCGTGACCTGCCGCCGGTGGAACTGGCGACAGGGCGTACGGACCCGGCTGAGCGTGGCGGACAGCAGCATGTGGTTCATCCTTGAGAGCCTGCCTGAAATGCCGCTGGAAGCGCTGCACGAGGCAGGCCGGATGCTGACAGACGGCCTGGAAAAAATGATGCCGGGCGCGCGCTGGCAGACCGTTCTCATCAGCAACGCGTCGTCTGACGTGCAGTAA
- a CDS encoding helix-turn-helix domain-containing protein, with product MTIKVNITTDADAARVNEAVSARIKLYRSQKKMSLDELSRLSGVSKGMLVEIEGCRANPSIALLCRLASAMGLSVADFVNVAGKPAVQLIGAGEIPVLWKGEKGGSARLLAGTSGPDMVELWQWRLYPGETFESPGHPEGTSELLHVAEGTLTLAVSETTFVINAGCAAVARTDAPHAYMNIGTGVAVFTMTVSEKGR from the coding sequence ATGACCATTAAAGTCAATATAACGACCGATGCCGATGCCGCCAGGGTAAACGAGGCCGTTTCCGCGCGGATAAAACTTTATCGCAGCCAGAAAAAGATGTCGCTTGATGAGCTTTCCCGCCTGTCGGGCGTCAGCAAGGGTATGCTGGTTGAGATAGAAGGGTGCCGGGCCAACCCAAGCATTGCGCTGCTCTGCCGCCTGGCGTCCGCCATGGGCCTGTCCGTGGCAGACTTCGTCAACGTGGCCGGTAAACCCGCCGTCCAACTCATCGGGGCCGGTGAAATCCCCGTACTGTGGAAAGGTGAGAAGGGCGGCAGCGCGCGCCTGCTCGCCGGAACCAGCGGGCCGGACATGGTCGAGCTGTGGCAGTGGAGGCTTTATCCTGGCGAAACCTTTGAATCGCCCGGTCACCCTGAGGGCACAAGTGAACTGCTCCACGTGGCTGAAGGGACCCTGACGCTCGCCGTCAGCGAAACCACCTTCGTGATTAACGCGGGGTGTGCGGCCGTGGCGAGAACGGATGCGCCGCATGCCTATATGAACATCGGCACCGGCGTGGCCGTTTTCACCATGACGGTGAGCGAGAAAGGCCGCTGA
- a CDS encoding LysE/ArgO family amino acid transporter: MYLSAIPAGFMTGLGLIMAIGAQNAFALRQGLQQRYVALVVVAFSLSDIVLIMAGVAGTGKLVQAWPAALQVLRFGGAAFLAAYGLMAARRALKGGTSFARQKKRLRAGKKCC, encoded by the coding sequence ATGTACCTGTCCGCAATACCGGCCGGTTTTATGACCGGGCTGGGACTTATTATGGCTATCGGCGCGCAGAACGCTTTTGCGCTGCGTCAGGGTCTTCAGCAGCGTTACGTTGCACTCGTTGTTGTGGCTTTCTCACTCAGCGACATAGTGCTCATCATGGCCGGCGTGGCCGGTACGGGAAAGCTGGTTCAGGCGTGGCCGGCCGCACTGCAGGTGCTGCGCTTTGGCGGGGCGGCTTTTCTGGCAGCTTACGGACTGATGGCCGCCAGAAGAGCCCTTAAGGGGGGGACGTCCTTCGCCCGGCAGAAGAAGCGGCTTCGGGCTGGAAAAAAGTGCTGCTGA
- a CDS encoding PhzF family phenazine biosynthesis protein: MFLKMYQVDAFSDRIFGGNPAAVLILEEWLPDSLMQSIAAENNLAETAFVKRAGDGWDLRWFTPTVEVDFCGHATLATAHVLVTEYGVAGPLSFSARVGQLRVEVKENGYLLDLPCISPEKLEQLPDAISPDFTGQAEHWFRNFENIFVVLPGEDAVRACQPDMNALAGLGPVGVVVTGKGSGSQYDFVSRYFAPGAGIPEDPVTGSIHATLVPYWAGELGKSKLSAWQASLRGGHLICELKEDRVVIEGKAVTFMRAEICVPV; the protein is encoded by the coding sequence ATGTTCCTCAAAATGTACCAGGTGGACGCCTTTTCTGACCGGATTTTTGGCGGTAATCCCGCGGCAGTTCTGATACTGGAAGAGTGGCTGCCGGACAGCCTGATGCAGTCCATTGCGGCGGAAAATAACCTGGCTGAAACAGCCTTTGTGAAGCGTGCCGGTGATGGCTGGGATCTGCGGTGGTTTACACCCACTGTGGAGGTGGATTTTTGTGGCCACGCCACGCTTGCAACCGCACACGTTCTGGTAACGGAATATGGCGTAGCGGGACCGCTCTCGTTTTCCGCCCGCGTCGGGCAGCTCAGGGTTGAGGTGAAAGAGAACGGCTACCTCCTCGACCTGCCCTGCATCTCTCCGGAAAAGCTGGAGCAGCTTCCTGATGCCATCAGCCCGGACTTCACCGGTCAGGCTGAACACTGGTTCAGAAATTTCGAAAATATCTTTGTGGTGCTGCCCGGTGAGGATGCGGTCAGGGCATGCCAGCCTGATATGAATGCGCTTGCCGGACTGGGACCGGTCGGCGTGGTGGTGACAGGTAAGGGATCGGGTAGTCAGTACGATTTTGTTTCGCGCTACTTTGCCCCGGGCGCGGGCATTCCGGAGGATCCTGTGACCGGCTCGATACACGCTACGCTGGTGCCCTACTGGGCCGGAGAACTGGGTAAAAGCAAACTGTCTGCCTGGCAGGCCTCTCTCAGAGGCGGGCATCTCATTTGTGAGCTGAAAGAAGACAGGGTGGTTATTGAAGGGAAGGCGGTGACGTTCATGAGAGCGGAGATTTGTGTTCCCGTCTGA